One segment of Anastrepha obliqua isolate idAnaObli1 chromosome 3, idAnaObli1_1.0, whole genome shotgun sequence DNA contains the following:
- the LOC129243015 gene encoding alpha-soluble NSF attachment protein, giving the protein MGDNEQKALQLMAEAEKKLTQQKGFLGSLFGGSNKVEDAIECYQRAGNMFKMSKNWSKAGECFCEAANLHSRAGSRHDAGVAYVDASNCYKKIDVESAVSCLLKAIDIYTDMGRFTMAAKHHQSIAEMYESDPGTLAKAVQHYEQAADYFKGEESVSSANKCMLKVAQYAAQLEDYEKAINIYEQVAASSLESSLLKYSAKEYFFRAALCHLSVDLLNAQHAIEKYAQQYPAFQDSREFKLIKVLCEHLEEQNIEGFTEAVKDYDSISRLDQWYTTILLRIKKAADEDPDLR; this is encoded by the exons aTGGGCGACAATGAGCAGAAAGCGCTGCAATTGATGGCCGAGGCCGAGAAGAAATTGACACAACAGAAAGGATTTCTCGGCTCGCTATTTGG TGGTTCGAATAAGGTAGAAGATGCCATCGAATGTTATCAACGCGCCGGCAATATGTTCAAGATGTCCAAAAATTGGTCGAAAGCCGGTGAATGCTTCTGTGAGGCAGCCAATTTGCATTCACGTGCAGGTAGTCGCCACGATGCCGGGGTTGCATATGTGGATGCATCCAATTGCTACAAAAAA ATCGATGTTGAAAGCGCTGTCTCATGCCTGTTAAAGGCAATTGACATCTACACCGATATGGGACGCTTTACCATGGCAGCAAAGCATCATCAGAGCATTGCTGAAATGTATGAAAGCGACCCAGGAACGCTG GCCAAAGCTGTGCAGCATTATGAACAAGCTGCTGATTATTTTAAGGGCGAAGAATCGGTGAGCTCAGCCAATAAATGTATGCTGAAGGTCGCTCAATATGCCGCACAGCTGGAAGATTACGAAAAGGCCATTAATATTTACGAGCAG GTTGCTGCTTCATCACTGGAAAGTTCACTGCTCAAGTACAGCGCCAAAGAGTATTTCTTCCGGGCCGCGTTATGTCATTTGAGTGTGGATCTATTGAATGCTCAACATGCTATTGAAAAATATGCACAGCAATACCCAGCATTCCAAGATTCGCGTGAATTCAAGCTCATTAAG GTACTTTGTGAGCACTTGGAGGAGCAAAACATCGAAGGCTTCACAGAAGCGGTCAAAGATTACGATAGCATTTCACGTTTGGACCAGTGGTATACCACAATATTGCTTAGAATTAAGAAGGCAGCCGATGAGGATCCCGATTTACGataa